Proteins encoded in a region of the Mercenaria mercenaria strain notata chromosome 1, MADL_Memer_1, whole genome shotgun sequence genome:
- the LOC123565603 gene encoding uncharacterized protein LOC123565603, whose product MVFFQQLHGIPCSLEALAMHLKKDYDIQKEIRKLISDARTLCKTFVDIMATNRTEVLNKKHALMVVTHPSEVDVQNLKMALKAMQDAIKTVRDGMFVFQASVHKRIEECRARIRQHNNTIEIEKIKVTRLRIEMRDLERQISDCEKEAKIQEESAERCEENARTLSREADKLKAAGILSSGITAGVGVLFAPFTGGLSLAVAGGAVVGSMSVILYKVSQWNEMAGKHRQRANEIRSDVARHRQTKASLERDTGEKEMEINSLEKKNDKLSMTCGKLNDIEKQLLTAISVINQVTKHVQDLDTTLYATEHQGDSFRIIQNASNRKPEKLEGIAQEYLKELKEKWECVEKDLVKSQELRS is encoded by the exons ATGGTATTCTTTCAG CAACTGCATGGTATTCCTTGTTCTCTTGAAGCTCTTGCTATGCACCTTAAAAAAGATTACGATATACAGAAAGAAATACGGAAGCTCATTTCTGATGCTCGAACTCTCTGTAAAACGTTTGTCGACATCATGGCAACTAATAGAACCGAAGTACTCAATAAAAAACATGCACTCATGGTAGTAACACACCCAAGTGAAGTAGATGTTCAGAATCTAAAAATGGCTCTGAAAGCAATGCAAGATGCAATTAAGACAGTAAGAGATGGTATGTTTGTTTTTCAAGCAAGCGTTCACAAAAGAATTGAAGAATGTAGAGCACGTATTCGGCAGCATAATAACACAATTgagattgaaaaaataaaagtaactcGCCTGAGAATCGAGATGAGAGATTTGGAGCGACAAATATCTGACTGCGAAAAAGAAGCAAAGATACAAGAGGAATCAGCGGAAAGGTGCGAAGAAAATGCAAGAACACTAAGTAGAGAAGCAGATAAGCTTAAGGCGGCTGGGATATTAAGTAGTGGCATAACGGCTGGAGTTGGAGTTTTGTTTGCACCATTTACAG GAGGACTAAGCCTTGCTGTCGCCGGTGGTGCTGTTGTTGGTAGTATGAGCGTTATTCTGTATAAAGTTTCACAATGGAATGAGATGGCAGGAAAACATCGACAAAGAGCAAACGAAATACGTTCTGATGTTGCACGACATAGACAAACAAAAGCCAGTTTAGAAAGGGACACAGGcgaaaaagaaatggaaataaaCTCCCTGGAGAAAAAAAATG ACAAACTTTCTATGACGTGTGGAAAACTAAACGACATAGAGAAGCAACTGTTAACTGCCATATCTGTTATCAATCAAGTAACAAAACATGTACAG GACCTTGATACAACTCTTTATGCTACAGAACATCAAGGAGATTCCTTCAGAATTATACAAAATGCATCTAACAGGAAGCCGGAAAAACTTGAAGGTATTGCTCAAGAGTACTTGAAGGAATTAAAG GAGAAATGGGAATGCGTCGAAAAAGATCTCGTAAAATCACAAGAACTTCGCTCATGA